One genomic window of Solanum dulcamara chromosome 12, daSolDulc1.2, whole genome shotgun sequence includes the following:
- the LOC129876627 gene encoding triosephosphate isomerase, chloroplastic-like has protein sequence MATSLPSQLSGPKSAISVSSPPHFSGLRPPSFKLDNTHSFFQNIDTRLRISPSHKGCRPVVSMAGSGKFFVGGNWKCNGTKDSISKLVSDLNSAKLESDVDVVVAPPFLYIDQAKSSLTDRIEISAQNCWTGKGGAFTGEISVEQLKDLGCKWVILGHSERRHVIGENDEFIGKKAAYALSHNVGVIACIGELLEEREAGKTFDVCFKQLKAFADALPSWDDVVIAYEPVWAIGTGKVATPEQAQEVHAAVRDWLSKNVSAEVASKTRIIYGGSVNGGNSSDLAKKEDIDGFLVGGASLKGPEFATIINSVTSKKVAA, from the exons ATGGCAACTTCTTTACCTTCTCAACTTTCTGGTCCCAAATCCGCCATTTCCGTTTCATCCCCACCACACTTCTCTGGTCTCCGTCCACCTTCTTTCAAGCTTGACAATACTCACtcttttttccaaaatattgacactcGCCTACGCATTTCTCCCTCTCACAAAGGTTGCAGACCCGTCGTCTCCATGGCTGGCTCCGGCAAG TTCTTTGTTGGTGGCAACTGGAAATGT AATGGAACAAAGGACTCCATAAGCAAGCTTGTCTCTGATCTGAACAGCGCAAAGCTCGAGTCAGATGTTG ATGTGGTTGTAGCACCTCCCTTTCTGTACATTGATCAAGCAAAGAGCTCACTAACTGATAGAATCGAGATTTCTGCTCAGAATTGTTGGACTGGCAAAGGTGGAGCTTTCACGGGTGAAATCAG CGTGgagcagttgaaagatcttGGCTGCAAATGGGTTATTCTTGGTCATTCTGAGCGGAGACATGTAATTGGAGAAAATGATGAA TTTATTGGGAAGAAAGCTGCTTATGCTTTGAGCCACAATGTTGGAGTTATAGCCTGTATTGGAGAGCTATTAGAAGAAAGAGAAGCTGGAAAAACTTTTGATGTATGTTTCAAGCAGTTGAAGGCTTTTGCCG ATGCTTTACCGAGTTGGGATGATGTTGTCATCGCATATGAGCCTGTATGGGCTATTGGAACTGGTAAAGTGGCGACACCTGAGCAGGCTCAGGAGGTCCATGCAGCTGTTCGTGATTGGCTAAGTAAGAATGTTTCTGCAGAAGTTGCTTCTAAAACACGTATCATATATGGAG GTTCTGTGAACGGAGGCAACTCTTCTGACCTAGCGAAGAAAGAAGATATTGATGGCTTTCTAGTGGGGGGTGCCTCTTTAAAG GGTCCTGAGTTTGCCACCATTATTAATTCTGTAACATCCAAGAAGGTAGCTGCTTGA